A genomic segment from Actinoplanes sichuanensis encodes:
- a CDS encoding MmcQ/YjbR family DNA-binding protein, producing the protein MDSTTERLRAICLRLPEATERLSHGSPAFFVRGRRQFVMLWPDGHHDDDFPHLWCAAPPGAQGELIAADPARFFRPPYVGHRGWLGVRLDRDPDWSEIAELCIDAFRTVAPKALLTRLDQA; encoded by the coding sequence ATGGACTCGACGACCGAGCGGCTCCGTGCCATCTGCCTGCGTCTGCCCGAGGCGACCGAGCGTCTCAGCCACGGCTCACCGGCGTTCTTCGTCCGCGGCCGGCGACAGTTCGTGATGCTCTGGCCGGACGGCCACCACGACGACGATTTCCCGCATCTGTGGTGCGCGGCCCCGCCCGGTGCGCAGGGCGAGCTGATCGCCGCCGATCCGGCCCGTTTCTTCCGACCACCCTATGTCGGCCATCGTGGCTGGCTCGGCGTCCGCCTCGATCGCGACCCGGACTGGTCCGAGATAGCCGAGCTGTGCATCGACGCGTTCCGCACAGTGGCCCCGAAGGCCCTGCTCACCCGCCTCGACCAGGCCTGA
- a CDS encoding GNAT family N-acetyltransferase: MTTERLILRRFRASDAPVLAAYRSDPEVARYQSWDVPFPIERAEVAVRNFAASSPVEAGRFQYAIELAEEQRLIGDVYVRLHDNLMQGEIGFTLATAYQKRGLATEAVGAVLDRLFRVQRLHKVTGECDARNARSAALMERLGFRREGLLRQQTFIKGEWTDDLLYGLLAEEWPAGR; the protein is encoded by the coding sequence ATGACGACCGAGCGGCTGATCCTGCGGCGTTTCCGGGCGTCCGACGCGCCGGTGCTGGCGGCCTACCGCTCGGATCCGGAGGTGGCGCGCTACCAGTCGTGGGACGTGCCGTTCCCGATCGAGCGGGCGGAGGTCGCGGTCCGCAACTTCGCGGCGAGTTCGCCCGTCGAGGCGGGCCGGTTCCAGTATGCGATCGAGCTCGCCGAGGAGCAGCGCCTGATCGGGGACGTGTATGTCCGGCTGCACGACAACCTGATGCAGGGCGAGATCGGGTTCACGCTGGCCACGGCGTACCAGAAGAGGGGTCTGGCGACCGAGGCGGTCGGTGCCGTGCTGGACCGGCTGTTCCGGGTGCAGCGGCTGCACAAGGTCACCGGGGAGTGCGACGCGCGCAACGCGCGGTCGGCGGCGCTGATGGAGCGGCTCGGGTTCCGGCGGGAGGGGTTGCTGCGGCAGCAGACCTTCATCAAGGGCGAGTGGACCGACGACCTGCTGTACGGGCTGCTCGCCGAGGAGTGGCCGGCGGGCCGCTGA